The following are encoded together in the Conger conger chromosome 11, fConCon1.1, whole genome shotgun sequence genome:
- the mboat4 gene encoding ghrelin O-acyltransferase, producing the protein MDLKYMFFAQHSQLIYQFFSFPIALLYYSLARQRCLSLTSRYIYLMLGGCVLAVVTMGPYCWLVFVPAVASALLVHTACPLQIHAWVFGTQMCWQSFWHLFIQYNEYWLQEPTDNRLLLAVSSLMLLTQRVTSVSMDLQEGKLTPQPSGMENPGSTTPMLYYLSYTLYFPALLGGPLCSFHRFVSFVEQSTVSPPPQPLYVVCWKASLVLGLEWVKYLLVDLIEHHSIGLAHLSAVQGILWVWALSLAFRLSYYSHWALSECLNNAAGLGFRGYTGTGIPQWDGLSDGDPWSLETCSRLSVFARRWNGTTAAWLRRLVFQRCRTAPLLMTFVFSAWWHGLHPGQVLGFLIWGATVKADYCIHCCIFPLLTTPWKQLVYKCLSWMHTQLVIACVVVAVELRSACFMWLFCRTYISAFIAFLYILLLFICYKNTPANE; encoded by the exons atggatttaaaatatatgttttttgcgCAACACTCACAACTGATTTAtcagtttttttcatttcccattGCCTTATTGTACTATAGCCTGGCCAGACAAAGATGCCTCTCCTTAACAAGCAG GTACATTTACCTCATGTTAGGAGGATGTGTCTTAGCCGTTGTCACCATGGGCCCTTACTGCTGGTTGGTGTTTGTCCCTGCTGTGGCTTCTGCGCTGCTGGTTCACACAGCATGCCCCTTGCAAATTCATGCCTGGGTATTTGGAACCCAAATGTGCTGGCAAAGCTTTTGGCACCTCTTCATTCAATACAACGAGTACTGGCTTCAGGAGCCCACAGACAACAG ACTCCTGCTCGCAGTGTCATCCTTGATGCTTCTTACACAGAGAGTGACATCAGTGTCAATGGACCTCCAGGAGGGCAAACTGACACCACAGCCGTCTGGGATGGAAAATCCCGGCAGTACTACACCAATGCTCTATTATCTCAGCTATACGCTGTATTTCCCGGCTCTTCTCGGTGGACCCCTTTGTTCTTTCCACCGGTTTGTTTCGTTTGTAGAGCAGAGTACCGTGAGCCCTCCCCCACAACCTCTGTATGTTGTTTGCTGGAAGGCCAGTTTGGTGTTAGGCTTGGAGTGGGTCAAATATCTTCTTGTAGATTTGATTGAGCATCACAGCATAGGGCTGGCCCACCTCAGTGCAGTGCAGGGCATCCTGTGGGTATGGGCCCTTTCCCTGGCGTTCAGACTGAGCTATTATTCTCACTGGGCACTGAGCGAGTGTCTGAACAATGCAGCTGGGCTGGGATTCAGGGGCTACACCGGCACGGGCATCCCGCAGTGGGACGGCCTGTCTGACGGCGACCCCTGGAGCCTGGAGACGTGTAGCCGACTGTCTGTTTTTGCCCGTCGCTGGAACGGGACGACAGCTGCATGGCTGCGCAGGCTAGTCTTTCAAAGGTGCAGAACCGCTCCGCTGTTGATGACTTTTGTGTTCTCTGCCTGGTGGCATGGGCTACACCCGGGTCAGGTGCTGGGATTTCTAATCTGGGGTGCCACAGTGAAGGCTGACTACTGCATACATTGTTGCATATTCCCTCTTCTGACCACGCCATGGAAACAGCTGGTGTATAAATGCCTGAGCTGGATGCACACTCAGCTTGTGATCGCGTGTGTGGTGGTTGCTGTGGAGCTCCGCAGTGCCTGCTTCATGTGGCTATTCTGCAGGACCTACATTTCTGCTTTCATTGCATTTCTGTATATTCTATTGCTGTTTATCTGCTACAAAAACACGCctgcaaatgaatga